The following coding sequences are from one Delphinus delphis chromosome 19, mDelDel1.2, whole genome shotgun sequence window:
- the SEPTIN4 gene encoding septin-4 isoform X1: MVKTNKGGSKVAVSAQKGAEVTNTTPQRGHEYDLASSQRRGTASMIPSAHRRSEAGHSTIPHLASEYPGSITPHSGPGLSGAPSCRTEIRSKSEAYRHAVQIQQNVSTSREQAARRWGESKPGRDINNRYSLIPEAKSSRRLSFVNQKDNFTILEEDPPSKVQYPQGVRVPHRSLVYPKDEAVQTEPTRKSLTAANIRSPRRPSSPERSGSRICTVSRPTQRRTPGQESEMGCQNSIYTDPKALHTSMNLESSLRLSFLKDLDGGRKVSMLPEPESIRKHSVYTETKSFPKVLISSEVEPNVKSSIRGDSEGGHKVTISPGGQSASRVTSRAMSESPCKSSTFVTPEPIYKQHTTRPSKSNYVSSGPTLRHPEPSGKPSVHAELELTPRPLPPRSLPRYGPDSSWWALLNPEVEMPQSQPITLDSEPKSPSSVDPSMSFFEMESSPFCEDLMSPRGKPSPSPPPSPKESPSPEPLREVSQVRKHTSKQPIQRFSAFFLDVSEEMYNRVIWWLKDEEIKRFLEDADDAELNKFVKDFPGSETYHQPEAKTWVSRPQILEPRPQASDLCQDDLEFRPPSWPQPSDSQQYISASAPLSPSARPRSPWGKLDPYDSSEDDKEYVGFATLPNQVHRKSVKKGFDFTLMVAGESGLGKSTLINSLFLTDLYRDRKLLSAEERIMQTVEITKHAVDIEEKGVKLRLTIVDTPGFGDAVNNTECWKPVAEYIDQQFEQYFRDESGLNRKNIQDNRVHCCLYFISPFGHGLRPLDVEFMKALHQRVNIVPILAKADTLTPPEVERKKRKIREEIEHFGIKVYQFPDCDSDEDEDFKLQDQALKESIPFAVIGSNTVVEARGRRVRGRLYPWGIVEVENPGHCDFVKLRTMLVRTHMQDLKDVTRETHYENYRAQCIQSMTRLVVKERNRNKLTRESGTDFPIPAVPSVADPETERLIREKDEELRRMQEMLHKIQRQMKETH, translated from the exons ATGGTCAAGACAAATAAAGGTGGGTCCAAGGTCGCAGTTTCAGCACAGAAAGGGGCCGAGGTTACTAACACAACCCCTCAGCGAGGACACGAATACGATCTTGCCTCAAGCCAGCGGCGTGGCACGGCCTCCATGATCCCTTCAGCCCATCGAAGATCAGAAGCTGGGCATTCCACCATTCCCCACTTAGCCTCAGAGTACCCTGGATCTATCACCCCCCACTCAGGGCCAGGCCTCTCCGGAGCACCCAGCTGTCGAACCGAGATCCGATCAAAATCTGAAGCATACCGCCATGCCGTCCAGATCCAGCAGAATGTTAGTACATCCAGAGAGCAAGCAGCTAGAAGATGGGGTGAGAGCAAACCAGGGCGTGATATCAATAATCGCTACTCATTAATTCCAGAGGCCAAATCCTCTCGCCGGTTGAGTTTTGTCAACCAGAAGGACAACTTCACAATCTTAGAAGAAGACCCACCCTCCAAGGTCCAGTACCCACAAGGGGTCAGAGTTCCCCATAGGTCTTTGGTTTATCCAAAGGATGAAGCAGTCCAAACTGAACCCACTCGAAAGAGTTTGACTGCTGCTAATATCAGATCTCCAAGGAGACCCTCTAGCCCGGAACGCAGCGGCAGCCGCATCTGTACAGTCTCTCGACCGACCCAGAGACGGACCCCTGGCCAAGAATCTGAAATGGGCTGTCAAAACTCAATTTACACAGACCCTAAGGCCTTGCATACAAGTATGAACTTGGAATCATCCCTCAGACTCTCCTTCCTTAAAGATTTGGATGGTGGACGCAAAGTTTCTATGCTCCCAGAGCCTGAGTCTATCCGCAAGCATTCTGTCTACACTGAAACCAAGTCCTTCCCAAAGGTCTTAATATCATCAGAAGTGGAGCCCAACGTGAAGTCCTCAATCCGAGGAGACAGTGAGGGTGGCCACAAGGTCACCATCTCCCCCGGGGGACAGTCAGCTTCCCGTGTGACATCTCGAGCCATGTCTGAGAGCCCCTGCAAATCTTCCACGTTTGTCACTCCAGAGCCCATCTATAAGCAGCATACCACAAGACCCTCAAAAAGTAATTATGTGTCCTCAGGACCCACACTTAGGCATCCAGAGCCCTCTGGAAAGCCCTCTGTCCATGCAGAACTGGAACTGACCCCTCGGCCCTTACCCCCTCGGTCCTTACCGAGATATGGGCCAGACTCCTCATGGTGGGCCTTACTCAACCCTGAAGTTGAAATGCCCCAAAGCCAGCCAATAACACTTGATTCCGAGCCTAAGTCCCCTTCTTCCGTAGACCCTTCAATGTCCTTTTTTGAAATGGAATCAAGCCCTTTCTGTGAGGATCTCATGTCCCCGAGAGGGAAGCCAagtccatcaccaccaccatcaccaaagGAGTCTCCAAGCCCGGAACCGCTGAGGGAAGTGTCACAGGTCCGCAAGCACACCTCCAAACAACCCATTCAAAGGTTTAGTGCTTTCTTCTTGG ATGTCTCTGAGGAAATGTACAATCGTGTCATCTGGTGGCTAAAAG ATGAGGAG ATCAAGCGCTTTCTGGAGGACGCGGATGATGCAGAACTGAACAAGTTCGTGAAGGATTTCCCAGGAAGCGAGACCTACCACCAACCAGAGGCCAAGACCTGGGTGTCCAGGCCCCAAATCCTGGAGCCGAGGCCCCAGGCCTCGGACCTCTGCCAGGATGACCTGGAGTTCAGACCCCCTTCGTGGCCCCAGCCCTCTGACAGCCAGCAGTACATCTCTGCCTCAGCCCCTCTCAGCCCCTCAGCCCGGCCCCGCAGCCCGTGGGGCAAGCTCGATCCCTATGACTCCTCTGAG GATGACAAGGAGTATGTGGGCTTTGCGACCCTTCCCAATCAAGTCCACCGAAAATCCGTGAAGAAAGGCTTTGACTTTACCCTCATGGTGGCAG GAGAATCTGGTCTGGGGAAATCCACTCTCATCAATAGCCTCTTCCTCACTGATCTGTACCGGGACCGGAAACTCCTCAGTGCTGAAg AGCGGATCATGCAAACAGTGGAGATCACTAAACATGCAGTGGACATAGAAGAGAAGGGTGTGAAGCTGCGGCTCACCATTGTGGACACACCGGGTTTTGGGGATGCGGTCAACAACACAGAGTG CTGGAAGCCTGTGGCAGAATACATCGACCAGCAGTTTGAGCAGTATTTCCGAGATGAGAGTGGCCTGAACCGCAAGAACATCCAAGACAACAGGGTGCACTGCTGCCTGTACTTCATCTCGCCCTTCGGCCACGG GCTCCGGCCACTGGATGTTGAATTTATGAAGGCCCTGCATCAGCGGGTCAACATCGTGCCTATCTTGGCAAAGGCGGACACACTGACACCTCCGGAAGTGGAGCGCAAGAAACGCAAA ATCCGGGAGGAGATTGAGCACTTTGGAATCAAGGTCTACCAGTTCCCAGACTGTGACTCTGACGAGGATGAGGACTTCAAATTACAGGACCAAGCCCTAAAG GAAAGCATCCCATTTGCTGTAATTGGCAGCAACACTGTGGTAGAGGCCAGAGGGCGGCGAGTTCGGGGCCGGCTCTACCCCTGGGGCATTGTGGAAG TGGAAAACCCAGGGCACTGCGACTTTGTGAAGCTGCGGACAATGCTGGTGCGTACTCACATGCAGGACCTGAAGGACGTGACCCGGGAGACACATTATGAGAACTACCGGGCACAGTGCATCCAGAGCATGACCCGCCTGGTGGTGAAAGAACGGAATCGCAA caAACTGACTCGAGAGAGTGGTACCGACTTCCCCATTCCTGCTGTCCCATCAGTGGCAGATCCAGAAACCGAGAGGCTGATCCGAGAGAAAGATGAGGAG CTGCGACGGATGCAGGAGATGCTGCACAAAATCCAAAGACAGATGAAGGAGACCCATTAG
- the SEPTIN4 gene encoding septin-4 isoform X3: MIKRFLEDADDAELNKFVKDFPGSETYHQPEAKTWVSRPQILEPRPQASDLCQDDLEFRPPSWPQPSDSQQYISASAPLSPSARPRSPWGKLDPYDSSEDDKEYVGFATLPNQVHRKSVKKGFDFTLMVAGESGLGKSTLINSLFLTDLYRDRKLLSAEERIMQTVEITKHAVDIEEKGVKLRLTIVDTPGFGDAVNNTECWKPVAEYIDQQFEQYFRDESGLNRKNIQDNRVHCCLYFISPFGHGLRPLDVEFMKALHQRVNIVPILAKADTLTPPEVERKKRKIREEIEHFGIKVYQFPDCDSDEDEDFKLQDQALKESIPFAVIGSNTVVEARGRRVRGRLYPWGIVEVENPGHCDFVKLRTMLVRTHMQDLKDVTRETHYENYRAQCIQSMTRLVVKERNRNKLTRESGTDFPIPAVPSVADPETERLIREKDEELRRMQEMLHKIQRQMKETH; the protein is encoded by the exons ATG ATCAAGCGCTTTCTGGAGGACGCGGATGATGCAGAACTGAACAAGTTCGTGAAGGATTTCCCAGGAAGCGAGACCTACCACCAACCAGAGGCCAAGACCTGGGTGTCCAGGCCCCAAATCCTGGAGCCGAGGCCCCAGGCCTCGGACCTCTGCCAGGATGACCTGGAGTTCAGACCCCCTTCGTGGCCCCAGCCCTCTGACAGCCAGCAGTACATCTCTGCCTCAGCCCCTCTCAGCCCCTCAGCCCGGCCCCGCAGCCCGTGGGGCAAGCTCGATCCCTATGACTCCTCTGAG GATGACAAGGAGTATGTGGGCTTTGCGACCCTTCCCAATCAAGTCCACCGAAAATCCGTGAAGAAAGGCTTTGACTTTACCCTCATGGTGGCAG GAGAATCTGGTCTGGGGAAATCCACTCTCATCAATAGCCTCTTCCTCACTGATCTGTACCGGGACCGGAAACTCCTCAGTGCTGAAg AGCGGATCATGCAAACAGTGGAGATCACTAAACATGCAGTGGACATAGAAGAGAAGGGTGTGAAGCTGCGGCTCACCATTGTGGACACACCGGGTTTTGGGGATGCGGTCAACAACACAGAGTG CTGGAAGCCTGTGGCAGAATACATCGACCAGCAGTTTGAGCAGTATTTCCGAGATGAGAGTGGCCTGAACCGCAAGAACATCCAAGACAACAGGGTGCACTGCTGCCTGTACTTCATCTCGCCCTTCGGCCACGG GCTCCGGCCACTGGATGTTGAATTTATGAAGGCCCTGCATCAGCGGGTCAACATCGTGCCTATCTTGGCAAAGGCGGACACACTGACACCTCCGGAAGTGGAGCGCAAGAAACGCAAA ATCCGGGAGGAGATTGAGCACTTTGGAATCAAGGTCTACCAGTTCCCAGACTGTGACTCTGACGAGGATGAGGACTTCAAATTACAGGACCAAGCCCTAAAG GAAAGCATCCCATTTGCTGTAATTGGCAGCAACACTGTGGTAGAGGCCAGAGGGCGGCGAGTTCGGGGCCGGCTCTACCCCTGGGGCATTGTGGAAG TGGAAAACCCAGGGCACTGCGACTTTGTGAAGCTGCGGACAATGCTGGTGCGTACTCACATGCAGGACCTGAAGGACGTGACCCGGGAGACACATTATGAGAACTACCGGGCACAGTGCATCCAGAGCATGACCCGCCTGGTGGTGAAAGAACGGAATCGCAA caAACTGACTCGAGAGAGTGGTACCGACTTCCCCATTCCTGCTGTCCCATCAGTGGCAGATCCAGAAACCGAGAGGCTGATCCGAGAGAAAGATGAGGAG CTGCGACGGATGCAGGAGATGCTGCACAAAATCCAAAGACAGATGAAGGAGACCCATTAG
- the SEPTIN4 gene encoding septin-4 isoform X8 — protein sequence MDDKEYVGFATLPNQVHRKSVKKGFDFTLMVAGESGLGKSTLINSLFLTDLYRDRKLLSAEERIMQTVEITKHAVDIEEKGVKLRLTIVDTPGFGDAVNNTECWKPVAEYIDQQFEQYFRDESGLNRKNIQDNRVHCCLYFISPFGHGLRPLDVEFMKALHQRVNIVPILAKADTLTPPEVERKKRKIREEIEHFGIKVYQFPDCDSDEDEDFKLQDQALKESIPFAVIGSNTVVEARGRRVRGRLYPWGIVEVENPGHCDFVKLRTMLVRTHMQDLKDVTRETHYENYRAQCIQSMTRLVVKERNRNKLTRESGTDFPIPAVPSVADPETERLIREKDEELRRMQEMLHKIQRQMKETH from the exons ATG GATGACAAGGAGTATGTGGGCTTTGCGACCCTTCCCAATCAAGTCCACCGAAAATCCGTGAAGAAAGGCTTTGACTTTACCCTCATGGTGGCAG GAGAATCTGGTCTGGGGAAATCCACTCTCATCAATAGCCTCTTCCTCACTGATCTGTACCGGGACCGGAAACTCCTCAGTGCTGAAg AGCGGATCATGCAAACAGTGGAGATCACTAAACATGCAGTGGACATAGAAGAGAAGGGTGTGAAGCTGCGGCTCACCATTGTGGACACACCGGGTTTTGGGGATGCGGTCAACAACACAGAGTG CTGGAAGCCTGTGGCAGAATACATCGACCAGCAGTTTGAGCAGTATTTCCGAGATGAGAGTGGCCTGAACCGCAAGAACATCCAAGACAACAGGGTGCACTGCTGCCTGTACTTCATCTCGCCCTTCGGCCACGG GCTCCGGCCACTGGATGTTGAATTTATGAAGGCCCTGCATCAGCGGGTCAACATCGTGCCTATCTTGGCAAAGGCGGACACACTGACACCTCCGGAAGTGGAGCGCAAGAAACGCAAA ATCCGGGAGGAGATTGAGCACTTTGGAATCAAGGTCTACCAGTTCCCAGACTGTGACTCTGACGAGGATGAGGACTTCAAATTACAGGACCAAGCCCTAAAG GAAAGCATCCCATTTGCTGTAATTGGCAGCAACACTGTGGTAGAGGCCAGAGGGCGGCGAGTTCGGGGCCGGCTCTACCCCTGGGGCATTGTGGAAG TGGAAAACCCAGGGCACTGCGACTTTGTGAAGCTGCGGACAATGCTGGTGCGTACTCACATGCAGGACCTGAAGGACGTGACCCGGGAGACACATTATGAGAACTACCGGGCACAGTGCATCCAGAGCATGACCCGCCTGGTGGTGAAAGAACGGAATCGCAA caAACTGACTCGAGAGAGTGGTACCGACTTCCCCATTCCTGCTGTCCCATCAGTGGCAGATCCAGAAACCGAGAGGCTGATCCGAGAGAAAGATGAGGAG CTGCGACGGATGCAGGAGATGCTGCACAAAATCCAAAGACAGATGAAGGAGACCCATTAG
- the SEPTIN4 gene encoding septin-4 isoform X5, which produces MDRSLGWQGSSVPEDRTEAGDDKEYVGFATLPNQVHRKSVKKGFDFTLMVAGESGLGKSTLINSLFLTDLYRDRKLLSAEERIMQTVEITKHAVDIEEKGVKLRLTIVDTPGFGDAVNNTECWKPVAEYIDQQFEQYFRDESGLNRKNIQDNRVHCCLYFISPFGHGLRPLDVEFMKALHQRVNIVPILAKADTLTPPEVERKKRKIREEIEHFGIKVYQFPDCDSDEDEDFKLQDQALKESIPFAVIGSNTVVEARGRRVRGRLYPWGIVEVENPGHCDFVKLRTMLVRTHMQDLKDVTRETHYENYRAQCIQSMTRLVVKERNRNKLTRESGTDFPIPAVPSVADPETERLIREKDEELRRMQEMLHKIQRQMKETH; this is translated from the exons ATGGACCGTTCACTGGGATGGCAAGGCAGTTCTGTCCCTGAGGACAGAACTGAAGCTGGG GATGACAAGGAGTATGTGGGCTTTGCGACCCTTCCCAATCAAGTCCACCGAAAATCCGTGAAGAAAGGCTTTGACTTTACCCTCATGGTGGCAG GAGAATCTGGTCTGGGGAAATCCACTCTCATCAATAGCCTCTTCCTCACTGATCTGTACCGGGACCGGAAACTCCTCAGTGCTGAAg AGCGGATCATGCAAACAGTGGAGATCACTAAACATGCAGTGGACATAGAAGAGAAGGGTGTGAAGCTGCGGCTCACCATTGTGGACACACCGGGTTTTGGGGATGCGGTCAACAACACAGAGTG CTGGAAGCCTGTGGCAGAATACATCGACCAGCAGTTTGAGCAGTATTTCCGAGATGAGAGTGGCCTGAACCGCAAGAACATCCAAGACAACAGGGTGCACTGCTGCCTGTACTTCATCTCGCCCTTCGGCCACGG GCTCCGGCCACTGGATGTTGAATTTATGAAGGCCCTGCATCAGCGGGTCAACATCGTGCCTATCTTGGCAAAGGCGGACACACTGACACCTCCGGAAGTGGAGCGCAAGAAACGCAAA ATCCGGGAGGAGATTGAGCACTTTGGAATCAAGGTCTACCAGTTCCCAGACTGTGACTCTGACGAGGATGAGGACTTCAAATTACAGGACCAAGCCCTAAAG GAAAGCATCCCATTTGCTGTAATTGGCAGCAACACTGTGGTAGAGGCCAGAGGGCGGCGAGTTCGGGGCCGGCTCTACCCCTGGGGCATTGTGGAAG TGGAAAACCCAGGGCACTGCGACTTTGTGAAGCTGCGGACAATGCTGGTGCGTACTCACATGCAGGACCTGAAGGACGTGACCCGGGAGACACATTATGAGAACTACCGGGCACAGTGCATCCAGAGCATGACCCGCCTGGTGGTGAAAGAACGGAATCGCAA caAACTGACTCGAGAGAGTGGTACCGACTTCCCCATTCCTGCTGTCCCATCAGTGGCAGATCCAGAAACCGAGAGGCTGATCCGAGAGAAAGATGAGGAG CTGCGACGGATGCAGGAGATGCTGCACAAAATCCAAAGACAGATGAAGGAGACCCATTAG
- the SEPTIN4 gene encoding septin-4 isoform X2 has product MDRSLGWQGSSVPEDRTEAGIKRFLEDADDAELNKFVKDFPGSETYHQPEAKTWVSRPQILEPRPQASDLCQDDLEFRPPSWPQPSDSQQYISASAPLSPSARPRSPWGKLDPYDSSEDDKEYVGFATLPNQVHRKSVKKGFDFTLMVAGESGLGKSTLINSLFLTDLYRDRKLLSAEERIMQTVEITKHAVDIEEKGVKLRLTIVDTPGFGDAVNNTECWKPVAEYIDQQFEQYFRDESGLNRKNIQDNRVHCCLYFISPFGHGLRPLDVEFMKALHQRVNIVPILAKADTLTPPEVERKKRKIREEIEHFGIKVYQFPDCDSDEDEDFKLQDQALKESIPFAVIGSNTVVEARGRRVRGRLYPWGIVEVENPGHCDFVKLRTMLVRTHMQDLKDVTRETHYENYRAQCIQSMTRLVVKERNRNKLTRESGTDFPIPAVPSVADPETERLIREKDEELRRMQEMLHKIQRQMKETH; this is encoded by the exons ATGGACCGTTCACTGGGATGGCAAGGCAGTTCTGTCCCTGAGGACAGAACTGAAGCTGGG ATCAAGCGCTTTCTGGAGGACGCGGATGATGCAGAACTGAACAAGTTCGTGAAGGATTTCCCAGGAAGCGAGACCTACCACCAACCAGAGGCCAAGACCTGGGTGTCCAGGCCCCAAATCCTGGAGCCGAGGCCCCAGGCCTCGGACCTCTGCCAGGATGACCTGGAGTTCAGACCCCCTTCGTGGCCCCAGCCCTCTGACAGCCAGCAGTACATCTCTGCCTCAGCCCCTCTCAGCCCCTCAGCCCGGCCCCGCAGCCCGTGGGGCAAGCTCGATCCCTATGACTCCTCTGAG GATGACAAGGAGTATGTGGGCTTTGCGACCCTTCCCAATCAAGTCCACCGAAAATCCGTGAAGAAAGGCTTTGACTTTACCCTCATGGTGGCAG GAGAATCTGGTCTGGGGAAATCCACTCTCATCAATAGCCTCTTCCTCACTGATCTGTACCGGGACCGGAAACTCCTCAGTGCTGAAg AGCGGATCATGCAAACAGTGGAGATCACTAAACATGCAGTGGACATAGAAGAGAAGGGTGTGAAGCTGCGGCTCACCATTGTGGACACACCGGGTTTTGGGGATGCGGTCAACAACACAGAGTG CTGGAAGCCTGTGGCAGAATACATCGACCAGCAGTTTGAGCAGTATTTCCGAGATGAGAGTGGCCTGAACCGCAAGAACATCCAAGACAACAGGGTGCACTGCTGCCTGTACTTCATCTCGCCCTTCGGCCACGG GCTCCGGCCACTGGATGTTGAATTTATGAAGGCCCTGCATCAGCGGGTCAACATCGTGCCTATCTTGGCAAAGGCGGACACACTGACACCTCCGGAAGTGGAGCGCAAGAAACGCAAA ATCCGGGAGGAGATTGAGCACTTTGGAATCAAGGTCTACCAGTTCCCAGACTGTGACTCTGACGAGGATGAGGACTTCAAATTACAGGACCAAGCCCTAAAG GAAAGCATCCCATTTGCTGTAATTGGCAGCAACACTGTGGTAGAGGCCAGAGGGCGGCGAGTTCGGGGCCGGCTCTACCCCTGGGGCATTGTGGAAG TGGAAAACCCAGGGCACTGCGACTTTGTGAAGCTGCGGACAATGCTGGTGCGTACTCACATGCAGGACCTGAAGGACGTGACCCGGGAGACACATTATGAGAACTACCGGGCACAGTGCATCCAGAGCATGACCCGCCTGGTGGTGAAAGAACGGAATCGCAA caAACTGACTCGAGAGAGTGGTACCGACTTCCCCATTCCTGCTGTCCCATCAGTGGCAGATCCAGAAACCGAGAGGCTGATCCGAGAGAAAGATGAGGAG CTGCGACGGATGCAGGAGATGCTGCACAAAATCCAAAGACAGATGAAGGAGACCCATTAG
- the SEPTIN4 gene encoding septin-4 isoform X7, whose amino-acid sequence MVAGESGLGKSTLINSLFLTDLYRDRKLLSAEERIMQTVEITKHAVDIEEKGVKLRLTIVDTPGFGDAVNNTECWKPVAEYIDQQFEQYFRDESGLNRKNIQDNRVHCCLYFISPFGHGLRPLDVEFMKALHQRVNIVPILAKADTLTPPEVERKKRKIREEIEHFGIKVYQFPDCDSDEDEDFKLQDQALKESIPFAVIGSNTVVEARGRRVRGRLYPWGIVEVENPGHCDFVKLRTMLVRTHMQDLKDVTRETHYENYRAQCIQSMTRLVVKERNRNKLTRESGTDFPIPAVPSVADPETERLIREKDEELRRMQEMLHKIQRQMKETH is encoded by the exons ATGGTGGCAG GAGAATCTGGTCTGGGGAAATCCACTCTCATCAATAGCCTCTTCCTCACTGATCTGTACCGGGACCGGAAACTCCTCAGTGCTGAAg AGCGGATCATGCAAACAGTGGAGATCACTAAACATGCAGTGGACATAGAAGAGAAGGGTGTGAAGCTGCGGCTCACCATTGTGGACACACCGGGTTTTGGGGATGCGGTCAACAACACAGAGTG CTGGAAGCCTGTGGCAGAATACATCGACCAGCAGTTTGAGCAGTATTTCCGAGATGAGAGTGGCCTGAACCGCAAGAACATCCAAGACAACAGGGTGCACTGCTGCCTGTACTTCATCTCGCCCTTCGGCCACGG GCTCCGGCCACTGGATGTTGAATTTATGAAGGCCCTGCATCAGCGGGTCAACATCGTGCCTATCTTGGCAAAGGCGGACACACTGACACCTCCGGAAGTGGAGCGCAAGAAACGCAAA ATCCGGGAGGAGATTGAGCACTTTGGAATCAAGGTCTACCAGTTCCCAGACTGTGACTCTGACGAGGATGAGGACTTCAAATTACAGGACCAAGCCCTAAAG GAAAGCATCCCATTTGCTGTAATTGGCAGCAACACTGTGGTAGAGGCCAGAGGGCGGCGAGTTCGGGGCCGGCTCTACCCCTGGGGCATTGTGGAAG TGGAAAACCCAGGGCACTGCGACTTTGTGAAGCTGCGGACAATGCTGGTGCGTACTCACATGCAGGACCTGAAGGACGTGACCCGGGAGACACATTATGAGAACTACCGGGCACAGTGCATCCAGAGCATGACCCGCCTGGTGGTGAAAGAACGGAATCGCAA caAACTGACTCGAGAGAGTGGTACCGACTTCCCCATTCCTGCTGTCCCATCAGTGGCAGATCCAGAAACCGAGAGGCTGATCCGAGAGAAAGATGAGGAG CTGCGACGGATGCAGGAGATGCTGCACAAAATCCAAAGACAGATGAAGGAGACCCATTAG